In Limnobaculum parvum, one DNA window encodes the following:
- the bamC gene encoding outer membrane protein assembly factor BamC — protein MVHSLQKIVGVSLVVLLAACSNDQTYKHQVSGDEDYLKAPALKELRAPAGMILPVQNGQYAVSNRAVSTGNVGLALDIRPPSQPLALMTGSRVQYSANTATLSLENSGKNQALWPQVIAVLEQKGYRIADRQDANQTLTTDWVNWQRSDENTAHSARYQITAQPQGYQNQLSVKVLELKAGDKSVSDAASMQRYSISMLNAITEGLDKTQSNLISQQAGKAGGSIVLQAAHDDTGLPVVIVREAYANVWERLPAVLESVGMKINDRNKQLGLITVTFKSSNSNWAALSVPNPDLKNGDYKIQVGDLDNRSSLQFSTDKGQVLKESDNNALVTILQSAFNHSSIAE, from the coding sequence ATGGTTCATTCATTACAAAAAATAGTAGGTGTCTCGCTGGTTGTGCTGTTGGCGGCTTGTTCTAACGATCAGACGTATAAGCATCAGGTCAGTGGCGATGAAGACTATTTAAAAGCCCCTGCGTTAAAGGAATTACGCGCGCCGGCAGGAATGATATTACCTGTCCAGAATGGTCAGTATGCGGTAAGTAACCGTGCCGTCTCAACGGGTAATGTTGGTTTAGCGCTGGATATTCGTCCGCCATCTCAGCCGCTGGCTCTGATGACGGGATCGCGAGTACAGTACAGTGCAAACACCGCGACGCTTTCATTAGAAAACAGCGGCAAGAATCAAGCGCTTTGGCCTCAGGTTATTGCGGTGCTTGAGCAGAAAGGTTACCGAATTGCCGATCGTCAGGACGCCAATCAAACCCTGACAACTGACTGGGTTAACTGGCAACGTAGCGATGAAAACACCGCTCACAGCGCCCGCTATCAAATCACGGCTCAGCCTCAGGGCTACCAGAACCAGCTATCAGTAAAAGTATTAGAACTGAAAGCGGGCGACAAGAGCGTGTCTGATGCGGCGTCTATGCAGCGCTATAGCATCAGTATGCTGAATGCCATTACTGAAGGGTTAGATAAAACTCAAAGCAACCTGATTTCTCAGCAGGCTGGAAAAGCGGGTGGCAGCATTGTTCTGCAAGCCGCTCATGATGATACAGGCCTGCCAGTAGTGATCGTTCGCGAGGCTTATGCCAACGTTTGGGAGCGCCTGCCAGCGGTGCTGGAAAGTGTGGGGATGAAGATCAACGATCGTAATAAGCAACTGGGCTTAATTACGGTGACCTTCAAATCATCAAACAGCAACTGGGCCGCATTAAGCGTGCCAAATCCAGATTTGAAAAACGGTGATTACAAAATTCAGGTGGGCGATTTAGATAACCGCAGCAGCCTGCAATTTAGCACCGATAAAGGCCAGGTGTTAAAAGAGTCAGACAACAATGCACTGGTTACAATTCTGCAATCCGCGTTTAACCATAGCTCGATAGCTGAATAA
- the purC gene encoding phosphoribosylaminoimidazolesuccinocarboxamide synthase: MQKVAELYRGKAKTVYTTEDPDLLVLEFRNDTSALDGERIEQFDRKGMVNNKFNHFIMSKLEEAGIPTQMVRLLSDTEVLVKKLDMVPVECVIRNRAAGSLVRRLGVKEGMELNPPLFDLFLKNDAMHDPMINESYCTTFGWVNESNLARMKELTYKANDVLKKLFDDAGLILVDFKLEFGLFKGEVVLGDEFSPDGSRLWDKTTLNKMDKDRFRQSLGGLIEAYEEVAHRLGINLG; this comes from the coding sequence ATGCAAAAGGTAGCCGAACTTTATCGTGGTAAGGCAAAAACCGTTTATACAACAGAGGATCCGGACCTGCTAGTTCTGGAATTTCGTAATGACACTTCAGCCCTAGACGGTGAACGTATTGAACAGTTCGATCGTAAAGGAATGGTCAATAATAAATTTAACCATTTCATTATGAGCAAATTGGAAGAGGCGGGAATTCCGACTCAGATGGTGCGCCTCCTTTCTGATACTGAAGTTCTGGTTAAAAAACTGGACATGGTGCCGGTTGAATGTGTTATTCGCAACCGTGCGGCAGGATCACTGGTGCGTCGTTTAGGCGTAAAAGAAGGAATGGAATTAAACCCACCGTTGTTCGATCTGTTTTTGAAAAATGATGCTATGCACGACCCAATGATCAATGAATCTTATTGCACTACGTTTGGTTGGGTGAATGAGTCTAATCTGGCACGGATGAAAGAACTGACCTATAAAGCTAACGACGTGCTAAAAAAACTGTTTGATGATGCCGGTCTGATTCTGGTGGACTTTAAATTGGAGTTTGGTCTGTTTAAAGGTGAGGTTGTACTGGGTGACGAGTTCTCCCCAGATGGTAGTCGCCTATGGGATAAAACAACCCTTAACAAAATGGATAAAGACCGTTTCCGCCAAAGCCTAGGTGGCTTGATTGAAGCGTACGAAGAGGTTGCACATCGTCTCGGTATTAATTTGGGCTAA
- the ypfJ gene encoding KPN_02809 family neutral zinc metallopeptidase, translating into MRWQGRRESDNVEDRRSESGGFSRGMGGGGMRVPRGKGGLVLLVVVLVAGYYGVDLTPLLNGGNVPPTQQTQALSPQDNEKAKFTSVVLASTEDTWDAIFKREGSNYQDPKLVLYRGATRTGCGTGESVMGPFYCPVDKTVYIDLSFYQDMENRLRAGGDFAQAYVVAHEVGHHVQNLMGIANKVRAMQQQSRNQAEVNRLSVKQELQADCFAGVWGHSMQKQQILDMGDMEEALNAAQAIGDDRLQKQSSGRVIPDSFTHGSSQQRYTWFKRGFDSGDFRQCDTFSTDKL; encoded by the coding sequence ATGCGTTGGCAAGGTCGTCGGGAAAGCGATAACGTTGAAGATCGCCGCAGTGAGTCAGGTGGTTTTTCTCGTGGAATGGGTGGCGGCGGTATGCGAGTGCCCCGAGGCAAAGGGGGATTGGTTCTGCTGGTTGTTGTGCTGGTCGCGGGATACTACGGCGTAGACCTGACTCCACTGTTAAACGGTGGCAATGTACCGCCTACGCAGCAAACTCAGGCGCTTTCTCCACAAGATAACGAAAAGGCTAAATTTACGTCGGTGGTTCTGGCCTCAACGGAAGACACTTGGGATGCCATCTTTAAAAGAGAGGGCAGTAACTATCAGGATCCTAAGCTGGTGCTGTATCGTGGTGCAACCCGCACCGGTTGTGGTACCGGAGAATCAGTGATGGGGCCGTTCTATTGCCCGGTAGATAAGACCGTATATATCGATCTATCGTTCTATCAAGATATGGAAAACCGCCTGAGAGCGGGTGGCGACTTTGCTCAAGCCTACGTTGTTGCTCATGAAGTTGGGCATCATGTGCAAAACCTAATGGGTATCGCTAACAAAGTTCGCGCCATGCAGCAACAGTCCCGCAATCAGGCTGAAGTGAACCGTCTTTCTGTGAAACAAGAGCTACAGGCTGACTGCTTTGCTGGTGTCTGGGGCCACAGTATGCAAAAGCAACAGATACTGGATATGGGCGATATGGAAGAGGCGCTCAACGCGGCTCAGGCTATTGGTGATGACCGCCTGCAAAAGCAAAGCAGCGGCCGCGTGATTCCAGATAGTTTTACTCATGGTTCCTCACAGCAGCGTTATACTTGGTTCAAACGGGGTTTTGATTCTGGTGATTTCCGCCAGTGCGATACTTTCTCGACCGATAAACTGTAA
- a CDS encoding DUF441 domain-containing protein: protein MPSIDPTLIILLVLAGLGILSHNNTVTIAILVLLILRLTPLEAAFPMVQKYGLTVGITILTIAVMTPLANGKMSPAMLLQVFVNWKSIVAIIIGIAVAWLGGRGVTLMSSQPTIVAGLLIGTIIGVAFFRGVPVGPLIAAGMVSLIVGRT, encoded by the coding sequence ATGCCCAGTATTGATCCCACACTTATCATCCTGTTGGTATTGGCCGGGCTAGGTATTCTTAGCCACAACAATACGGTCACTATCGCCATTCTGGTTCTGCTTATCCTCCGACTGACGCCACTTGAAGCTGCATTTCCAATGGTGCAGAAATATGGATTAACCGTGGGTATCACCATCTTAACCATTGCGGTGATGACTCCGCTGGCCAACGGTAAGATGAGCCCGGCCATGCTATTGCAGGTATTTGTTAACTGGAAATCGATAGTGGCAATCATCATTGGAATTGCCGTAGCTTGGCTGGGGGGACGAGGTGTGACGTTGATGTCCAGCCAACCCACCATTGTGGCCGGGTTGCTGATTGGTACCATTATTGGCGTGGCCTTTTTCCGTGGGGTGCCGGTTGGCCCATTGATTGCCGCCGGAATGGTGTCACTGATTGTTGGTCGAACCTGA
- a CDS encoding tRNA(Met) cytidine acetyltransferase TmcA codes for MNIDLAPYLSQMQQYGVRRLLILSGQAAWCRQQALDVTRQYSGDWLWVADTPISDYPHLQRKPESVQSLLGSEFSHAVFDASKGIHAEALIAISGTLSSGSLLVLLLPEWDRLDQQPDNDSLRWSETPEPICTPHFIQHIKRQLQADNDVLFWSQNSGFTGQLLAKRNLWMRPDGTSTREQQHLLESLLQADTGTYVLIAGRGRGKSALAGMLAAQWSGEGECWLTAPAQASVNTLQQWADGKVSFWAPDALLEQCLAEQPQHVDWLIIDEAAAIPTAQLYRLISCFPRVLLTTTVQGYEGSGRGFLLKFCAGLTDMHLLNLQQPIRWADNDPLERCIHQLLLVEAENSLSEQPGKLKQIMDINQHQLVNKEKLLNQFYGLLTSAHYRTTPLDLRRLFDAPGLSFSVGLDDKQSVIAALWLVDEGGLSPELAREVWAGRRRPRGNLVAQSLAAHGTEYLAPQLHSARISRIAVVSSLRRQGIARALIAQQIERAKQRGLDYLSVSFGYTEELWQFWQACGFELIHMGSHQEVSSGCYAAMAIVPFSQDAVLLARRAKRQFLLNQLLSCVKLHHVNDIAPAELAQEDWRELAGFAFAHRTLEASQVSLYRLLRHPSAICSSLRQRLEGQTTPDILVKEGNLSGRKALIQQWRLEVAEALLMLNQEKCHHWKNWVAAQLPVISPAVESIQ; via the coding sequence ATGAATATTGATTTAGCGCCTTACCTTAGTCAGATGCAGCAGTATGGTGTGCGCCGCCTGTTGATTTTAAGCGGTCAGGCAGCATGGTGCCGCCAGCAGGCGCTGGACGTTACCCGTCAATATTCTGGTGATTGGTTATGGGTAGCCGATACGCCAATCTCGGATTACCCCCATTTACAGCGAAAACCAGAATCTGTCCAAAGTTTGCTGGGTTCAGAGTTTAGCCACGCCGTGTTTGATGCCAGTAAAGGGATTCATGCTGAGGCGTTGATTGCGATTTCCGGCACGTTGTCATCAGGAAGTCTGTTGGTGTTGTTGTTACCAGAGTGGGACAGACTGGATCAACAACCAGATAACGATAGCCTGCGCTGGAGTGAAACACCTGAACCCATTTGTACTCCCCATTTTATTCAACATATTAAACGCCAACTGCAGGCTGATAACGATGTCCTGTTTTGGTCTCAGAACAGTGGGTTCACTGGCCAATTACTGGCAAAACGAAACCTATGGATGAGGCCTGACGGCACTTCTACACGGGAACAGCAGCATTTATTGGAGAGCCTATTGCAGGCCGATACCGGAACCTATGTTTTAATTGCTGGTCGCGGGCGGGGGAAATCTGCGCTGGCGGGAATGCTGGCAGCTCAGTGGTCGGGTGAAGGTGAATGCTGGCTGACGGCACCGGCTCAGGCATCAGTGAATACTTTACAGCAATGGGCTGACGGTAAGGTTAGCTTTTGGGCGCCTGATGCGCTATTGGAGCAGTGTCTAGCAGAACAACCGCAACATGTTGACTGGCTGATTATTGATGAAGCGGCCGCCATACCAACGGCACAACTCTATCGTTTAATATCCTGTTTTCCCCGAGTATTACTGACCACCACCGTTCAAGGCTATGAAGGTAGCGGCAGGGGCTTTTTATTAAAGTTCTGCGCTGGCTTAACGGATATGCACCTGCTAAATCTGCAACAACCCATTCGTTGGGCGGACAACGATCCACTGGAACGCTGTATTCATCAATTATTGCTGGTGGAAGCAGAAAATAGCTTGAGTGAACAACCGGGTAAGCTAAAGCAGATTATGGATATTAATCAGCATCAGTTGGTTAATAAGGAAAAGCTGCTTAATCAGTTTTATGGTTTATTAACCAGCGCACATTACCGCACGACACCGCTAGATTTACGCCGTTTATTTGATGCGCCAGGTTTATCTTTTTCCGTTGGTTTAGATGATAAGCAGTCAGTGATTGCCGCGCTGTGGTTGGTGGATGAAGGTGGACTCTCTCCAGAGTTGGCTCGGGAAGTTTGGGCCGGACGTCGGCGACCTCGGGGAAATTTGGTTGCTCAGTCACTGGCGGCTCATGGCACCGAGTATTTGGCTCCTCAGCTACATTCCGCCAGAATTAGCCGTATTGCAGTGGTTTCTTCTCTGCGTCGTCAGGGTATTGCTCGAGCCCTGATTGCTCAGCAAATTGAACGGGCAAAGCAGCGTGGCTTAGATTATTTGTCGGTGAGCTTTGGCTATACCGAAGAACTATGGCAATTCTGGCAGGCTTGTGGCTTTGAACTCATTCATATGGGAAGCCACCAAGAGGTCAGTAGTGGATGTTATGCAGCAATGGCGATTGTACCTTTTAGCCAAGATGCGGTCTTACTAGCCAGAAGAGCGAAACGGCAGTTTTTACTCAATCAATTACTGTCTTGCGTCAAATTGCACCATGTTAATGATATTGCTCCGGCAGAGTTGGCACAGGAAGATTGGCGTGAGCTGGCCGGTTTTGCATTTGCTCATCGCACGTTGGAGGCCAGTCAGGTATCACTGTATCGTCTGCTGCGCCATCCGTCAGCAATATGTAGTAGTTTAAGACAGCGATTAGAAGGCCAGACGACACCCGATATATTAGTAAAAGAAGGCAACCTCAGTGGACGTAAGGCGTTAATACAGCAGTGGAGGTTAGAGGTTGCCGAGGCGCTGTTGATGTTAAATCAGGAAAAATGTCACCACTGGAAAAACTGGGTAGCGGCGCAACTGCCGGTTATCAGTCCGGCAGTCGAGAGCATACAATAA
- a CDS encoding YpfN family protein has product MHWLADYWWVILIVLVGMIINGIKALYKVNYKSSMKENSKLPPHRDNNAAWDKEEDEEWNRNNKK; this is encoded by the coding sequence ATGCATTGGCTCGCAGACTACTGGTGGGTAATCCTGATCGTTTTGGTCGGTATGATTATCAATGGTATAAAAGCACTGTATAAAGTGAATTATAAGAGTTCAATGAAAGAGAACTCTAAACTTCCGCCTCACCGAGATAACAACGCGGCATGGGACAAAGAGGAAGATGAAGAGTGGAACCGCAACAATAAAAAATAG
- a CDS encoding M15 family metallopeptidase — protein MMTPAMLTGQSEEHLVTLTGNHRLQPEAVNAFLAMQAAAKQAGFNLQPASTFRDFARQQMIWNEKFIGLRPVMDAMSQPMDISTLDDEQRCCAILRWSAMPGASRHHWGTDLDIYDPDLLPEGVKLQLEPWEYEENGYFYPLTCWLSANMNRYGFYRPFVSDLGGVAAEPWHLSYYPLAQQAEHLLTPELLLFAWQDKEIAGFDWLSCHLNQIFKRFLTLPNGVSSSCIGSQTTGG, from the coding sequence ATGATGACCCCTGCTATGTTGACTGGCCAAAGCGAAGAACATCTGGTCACACTGACGGGAAATCACCGCCTGCAGCCGGAAGCGGTCAATGCATTTCTTGCCATGCAGGCCGCCGCAAAGCAGGCTGGATTTAACCTTCAACCCGCTAGCACCTTTCGTGATTTTGCCCGCCAACAAATGATTTGGAATGAGAAGTTTATCGGCCTGCGTCCAGTTATGGATGCCATGAGTCAACCGATGGATATCTCTACGCTGGACGATGAGCAACGCTGCTGCGCAATTTTGCGTTGGTCGGCTATGCCGGGTGCTAGCCGCCACCATTGGGGAACCGATCTGGATATTTACGATCCCGACCTGCTACCTGAAGGGGTAAAGCTACAGCTGGAACCTTGGGAATATGAAGAAAATGGCTATTTTTATCCGCTAACCTGTTGGTTAAGCGCTAATATGAATAGATACGGCTTCTATCGACCTTTTGTTAGCGATCTGGGTGGTGTTGCCGCAGAACCTTGGCATCTCAGCTATTATCCACTGGCTCAGCAGGCAGAACATCTGTTGACACCAGAACTTTTGCTGTTCGCTTGGCAAGATAAAGAAATTGCGGGTTTTGACTGGCTCTCTTGCCATCTTAACCAGATATTTAAACGTTTTCTCACCCTACCCAACGGAGTGTCATCATCATGCATTGGCTCGCAGACTACTGGTGGGTAA
- the dapE gene encoding succinyl-diaminopimelate desuccinylase, with amino-acid sequence MFCPVITLAQQLIKRPSLSPHDEGCQQIMIERLKAIGFTVEEMNFGDTLNFWAWRGGYGGAPTLAFAGHTDVVPPGDESHWHQPPFEPTIQDGFLYGRGAADMKGSLAAMVVAAERFVAANPTHSGRLAFLITSDEEASAVNGTVKVVEALAARRERVDYCLVGEPSSTERVGDVVKNGRRGSITANLTIHGTQGHVAYPHLADNPVHRATPFINELVNTEWDRGNEFFPATSMQIANIRAGTGSNNVIPGEMFVQFNFRYSTELTHEQIMHQVQAMLERHQLRYTIEWNLSGKPFLTPRGKLVEAVSHAVEYYAATTPQLLTNGGTSDGRFIAQMGTQVVELGPVNATIHKVNECVKASDLQLLSRMYQKIMEQLLV; translated from the coding sequence ATGTTCTGTCCGGTGATTACTCTGGCTCAACAGCTCATTAAACGCCCTTCTTTAAGCCCTCATGATGAAGGCTGCCAGCAAATTATGATTGAACGGCTAAAAGCCATTGGCTTTACCGTTGAAGAGATGAATTTTGGCGACACCCTTAACTTCTGGGCATGGCGCGGTGGTTATGGTGGAGCGCCTACGTTAGCGTTTGCTGGTCATACCGATGTGGTTCCGCCTGGTGACGAAAGCCACTGGCATCAGCCTCCGTTTGAACCGACCATTCAGGATGGCTTCCTGTATGGTCGAGGTGCCGCAGATATGAAAGGTTCGCTGGCCGCTATGGTGGTTGCCGCCGAACGCTTTGTTGCGGCCAATCCTACCCATAGTGGCCGTTTGGCCTTTCTCATCACCTCTGATGAAGAAGCCAGCGCGGTTAACGGTACGGTTAAAGTTGTTGAAGCGTTAGCCGCTCGTCGCGAGCGCGTTGATTACTGTCTGGTGGGGGAGCCTTCCAGTACTGAGCGAGTGGGTGATGTAGTTAAAAATGGGCGTAGAGGCTCAATTACCGCCAATCTGACCATTCATGGCACTCAAGGCCACGTGGCTTATCCTCATCTGGCGGACAACCCGGTTCATCGTGCTACACCATTTATCAACGAGCTAGTGAATACCGAATGGGACAGAGGCAATGAGTTCTTCCCAGCAACCAGCATGCAAATCGCTAATATTCGTGCCGGAACCGGCAGCAATAACGTGATTCCCGGTGAGATGTTTGTGCAGTTCAACTTCCGTTACAGTACGGAACTGACCCATGAACAGATCATGCATCAAGTGCAGGCCATGCTGGAGCGCCATCAGTTACGCTATACCATCGAATGGAACCTGTCCGGTAAACCGTTCCTGACCCCGCGCGGTAAATTGGTTGAGGCCGTATCCCATGCGGTGGAATATTACGCAGCCACCACGCCGCAGTTGCTCACTAACGGTGGTACTTCCGATGGTCGTTTTATTGCCCAAATGGGAACCCAAGTAGTCGAACTTGGGCCGGTCAATGCCACCATTCATAAAGTGAACGAATGTGTTAAAGCGTCGGATTTGCAACTGCTTAGCCGCATGTATCAGAAAATCATGGAGCAGTTATTGGTATGA
- a CDS encoding ArsC family reductase, whose amino-acid sequence MKTTYRLYGIKNCDTIKKARRWLEEHQIDYRFHDYRTDGLDDQLLQQLIDGLGWEPLLNTRGTTWRTLSDDQKATAATVAGAKALMLEQPSIIKRPVLVANDKILLGFSVDNYQQFIGGDK is encoded by the coding sequence TTGAAAACGACATACCGCCTCTACGGCATTAAGAACTGCGATACCATCAAAAAAGCCCGCCGTTGGCTGGAAGAACACCAAATAGACTACCGTTTTCACGATTACCGCACTGATGGTTTGGATGACCAATTACTACAGCAGCTTATTGATGGATTGGGCTGGGAGCCGCTACTCAATACCCGTGGAACTACTTGGCGCACGTTGAGTGACGATCAAAAAGCGACGGCTGCTACTGTGGCCGGTGCTAAAGCACTCATGCTGGAACAGCCATCGATTATCAAGCGCCCGGTACTGGTTGCTAATGACAAAATTCTGTTAGGATTTTCCGTAGACAATTATCAGCAATTTATCGGTGGAGATAAATAA